From the genome of Arvicola amphibius chromosome 9, mArvAmp1.2, whole genome shotgun sequence, one region includes:
- the LOC119823062 gene encoding 60S ribosomal protein L21-like, producing the protein MTNTKGKRRGTRYMFSRPFRKHGVVPLATYMRIYKKGDIVDIKGMGTVQKGMPHKCYHGKTRRVYNVTQHAVGITVNKQVKGKILAKRITVRIEHIKHAKSRDSFLKQVKENNQKKKEAKEKGTWVQLKRQPAPPREAHFVRINGKGA; encoded by the coding sequence ATGacaaacacaaagggaaagaggaggggcacTCGCTATATGTTCTCCAGGCCCTTTAGGAAACATGGAGTTGTTCCTTTGGCCACGTACATGCGAATCTACAAGAAGGGCGATATTGTAGACATCAAGGGAATGGGCACTGTTCAAAAAGGAATGCCACATAAATGTTACCATGGCAAAACCAGAAGAGTCTACAATGTCACCCAGCATGCTGTGGGCATCACTGTAAACAAGCAAGTTAAGGGCAAGATTCTTGCCAAGAGAATTACTGTGCGGATTGAACACATCAAGCACGCGAAGagcagagacagcttcctgaagcAGGTGAAGGAGAACaaccagaagaaaaaggaagccaaagagaagGGCACCTGGGTTCAGCTGAAGCGCCAGCCTGCTCCACCCAGAGAAGCACACTTTGTGAGGATTAACGGGAAAGGAGCCTGA